Part of the Bacteroidales bacterium genome is shown below.
CTCATCTTAAAAATGATTACGGTTTTAAATTCCACTTACTTATCAGAAATCCGAGTGCAACTTTTAACGATGTTCCTTCTGCTTATGCAGGATTAACTTTTGAAGATACTGTGTTAATAAATGCATTCTGTGATTTTGCAATTGAAATGGTTGATTCTTTTGCTATAGTATTAGATTATCTCACAGTTGGGGGGGAATCTGATATTTACTGGGAGATTTATCCAAATGAAATGACAAATTATGTTAATTTATTGTCTGATATAGCAGACTATGTTCACAGCAATTATCCTTCAATAAAATTTGCTACTACTCTAACCTTTGAGCACGGCATTAAAACGAATGACACTTTGTGGCAATTAACCAAGGATTTTTCTGATGTCCTTTCTGTTACCTACTGGCCTTTAGATACTAATTTTATGGTTCCCCCAACAGTAATTGACGATGTTTTTGATGATATCCAAGATTTGTTGTTTGCTGCTGAAAGTAAGCAGATTATTATTAAGGAATCCGGTTTGCCTTCTTCCTCCATGTTAAACAGCTCGGAAACATTACAAGCTCAGTTTGTTGAAGAATTATTCCTGCAGACTATGGATATAGACCAAATTGAAATTGTGGGGTGGGATTTTCTTGCTGATTACGATAAAGCAAGTGTAGATTATTGGGTTAATTTCCAACAAATATACACACCGGAATTCAGGTTTTATATGGAAACTCTCGGGCTAACGGATACTCTGGGCAATCAAAAACCGGCATATAATACTTACTTACAAATGCTGGATACAATTTGTTCACAAACTGCGGTAAATCAATTAGAACAAGGCAATAATATAAATATATATACAAATCCTGTAAACAACATTATAAATGTTGAATACGACAAAGAATTTATTCTGGAAATATTTGATGTTACAGGGAAAAATGTATTAACATCAAATTTAATACAAACCAATATTTCAATATTAAAACCTGCAATTTACATTATTTTAATAAAAAGTAATGATGGAAAATTGTTAAAATCAAAAAAGTTCTTAATACCGATATAAAAATTTACAAAAAGGCAGATTTACTCCATAAATTCAAAATATTGAAGTAATAAATCTAATTTTAAAATAATATTGTAAATTTGAAACACGGCAACCAACATCTGTTTTTGCGATAATTCCTTTTTAATACGATACAGAGGGGAACTATGCAAAGACAGGTGTTAGCATACATAAGAAATGAAATTCTATTTAATCATATTACTAATATTAATTGCAATTATTGTTGGACTGATTGTTTGGATTTTTTATTTAGTTAAGCTATTTCGAAAAGGCAGGAAAAAGTCATTCGCAATACAAGTTTCAATACTCGCTTTGTTTCTTATTTTTGTAACTTGGAAATTTCAAATTTTCCCACGTTCCAAGAACTTCTATATTAAAGAAAGAACCGAACAATTAACAGGAAAATCGTTTTGGAGTTGGAAAGAATTCAGCTATGAAGAAATAAGTGTTCGTGGAGAAGGATATACTTTGGACATATACAAGTTTAATGATGAAATGGCAAATTATTTTAGTAATCCTGACTCTGCTTTTTTTCAAAAATATCCATTAGATGAGGAAACTGATATTAAATGGCAACAAACACCAGTTTCTGAAATTGAGAAAGAAATTTTGGAATTTGTCACTCCAATTTATGTAGGTTGGGAAGGTGAGATAGTTGAAAAACAAGATTTTATCAAAAATATTGCAAATAAAAATGGCTCATACTACTCTTATAGACATGGTGGTAGTACAAACTTTTATTTGATATCACCCAAGGACAAATTGATTATAATGATTAATCACAATATGTAAAAGATAAACGTATGCTAACAAAAAGCTAAAAGCCATGCAGAACAAGTAGCAAATTTGGAAGTTACAGCAATCTTGAAACCCCGCCAAATCTTTTGATTTGGCTTTGAAAATAATTAATAATGTAAATCAAAAAATTTGTCTATTCGCAAACTGAAACATTGCAGCATAAAAACTCTGCACGTTTAGCCAGACGTAAACGACAATAGATATTTACTGCATGCTGTAGTTGAGATGGTAAAATTGATGAATGAATCAATGAACCGCCTTAGCTAATCCCAAAGATCGGGATACGGTTCTGTGAGCGATTTAGGGTAAAACTCCCTTTGCCTGCTTGATGCTGTAACATTGTGTGTCATGCAGAAAAACTAAAAACGTATAAATATTTAAAGGATGAAAATTATGAAAATTATTTTAATTGTATCAGCAATCTTAATAGTTGCATTTATTGTGTTTTACACATATTTTGGCGGATTTAAGAAGATTAATATTTCAGTTTCTAAATCCGGCGGAGAAGTCTTAATTTATGAAAAAATACAGGGAGACTATAGGCAAAGTGGCGTAATTATGGATAAGATTTATAATTCTTTGCTGAATGAAGATAAAATTGAAACATTTAAAGGTTTCGGCATTTATTATGATAATCCCCGGAAGGTTGAAAAGAGTAAATTACGCTCTGAGGCAGGTTGTATTCTTGAAAAAAAGGATATTGACAAACTTCCGATTCTTGAAAATAAATATACTGTCAGAACATTTCCCGAAAAGGAATATATAATAACAGAATTTCCGTACAAAGGGAAAGTATCAATATTTTTCAGCATTATGAAAGTTTATCCTGCTTTGAATAAATTTGCAAACAAGAACGGATACAATGAATAAAGTCCGGTAACGGAAATATATGATGTTCCGAATGAATTAATTTTATATCGAAAAGAGTTTATTAAAAAGTGAACACATAACAATATGTATAAAAATTGCCGAGCCGGCAGTAAAATTGAGAATTGTAGCTCGTTTCAACTTCTTTATAATTTGAAAGAAATTAATTAATAGAGATCGCCATAGGAATATGAAATACCGAGAATATAAACCATCAAATAAATTAGAAAATCTTATTGATTCTTACTGGTTGATTAAAGACTTGAACCGGTTTGAAAATCAAAGGATTTTGCCTGATGGTTGTACAGATATTATTTTTAATCCGGGTAAAGCTAACAGTTCAATTCCAAAAGAAATAATTGTAATATCGGGAATGATGACTAAATTTTCAGATGTTTTATTAGATACCGGTTCGGAATTATTAGGGATTCGTTTTAAATCCGGACAATTAAGTAATTTGACAAATCATCCGTTGTT
Proteins encoded:
- a CDS encoding T9SS type A sorting domain-containing protein, whose product is MRKIIIIIYVTVNSIIDVNAQCPSTKYGIVPVWPQGWSYTDKENWYQMMSNKGMGYFHSIHTWPGLEDIQNNGQLSLYVDYITHLKNDYGFKFHLLIRNPSATFNDVPSAYAGLTFEDTVLINAFCDFAIEMVDSFAIVLDYLTVGGESDIYWEIYPNEMTNYVNLLSDIADYVHSNYPSIKFATTLTFEHGIKTNDTLWQLTKDFSDVLSVTYWPLDTNFMVPPTVIDDVFDDIQDLLFAAESKQIIIKESGLPSSSMLNSSETLQAQFVEELFLQTMDIDQIEIVGWDFLADYDKASVDYWVNFQQIYTPEFRFYMETLGLTDTLGNQKPAYNTYLQMLDTICSQTAVNQLEQGNNINIYTNPVNNIINVEYDKEFILEIFDVTGKNVLTSNLIQTNISILKPAIYIILIKSNDGKLLKSKKFLIPI